The segment AGTTCATATTATAGCTATTGATTTATCAAAACCTGATTCACCAAAACAACTATATGAGCAACTTATTAAACAAGAAGTAAAAATAGATATTTTAGTTAATAACGCCGGCTTTGGAAATTATGGATTCTTTTGTCAGACCGATTTGGATGTAGACCTGGAACTTTTGCAGCTCAACATAGTCACACCGACCATACTTACCAAGCTGATTTCAGCAGATATGATAAAAAGGAGGCAGGGTAAAATTTTAAATGTAGGCTCCGTAGCTTCCTTTTTTGCAGGCCCGTATATGAACACTTATTTTGCCAGTAAAAATTATATTTTAAGTTTTTCACTGGCGCTTCATTGCGAATTAAAATCAGCCGGAGTGAGCGTTTCCTGTTTATGCCCGGGGCCAACTCAAACCAATTTTGGAAACCGCGCACATTTTCATCATAAGCTTAATCGCAGACATATAATGGATGTAAAAAAAGTCGCAGAAACAGGTTATAGGGGATTATTTAAAAACAAAGCCATTGTCATTCCGGGATTTCAAAACAAATTAATTATTTTTTCTGCCAGATTTGCCCCCAGATTGTTGCTGACTAAAATGGTTAAAAAATTAAGCGGATTTTAGCTTTTTTAATAGTTTAAGAAAATTGAGTTTGCCTGATAGCTTCATATAAAACAATACCAACAGATGTAGCCAGATTGAGGCTGCGAACCTGCTTGTTAAACATTGGAATAGTCAAAGTATTTGGATTATCAATTATTAAATTTTGCGGTAAACCTCGAGTTTCCGGACCAAAAACCAGTACATCATTTATCTTATAGGAAACTTCGAAATATGACTTTTTTGCTTTAGTTGAGAAAAAGTAGA is part of the Candidatus Margulisiibacteriota bacterium genome and harbors:
- a CDS encoding tRNA (cytidine(34)-2'-O)-methyltransferase — translated: MFNILLYEPEIPPNTGNIARLCLATNCKLFLKRPLGFSIKDKDLKRAGLDYWHNVNITIIDSLDEIYALLPDSCFYFFSTKAKKSYFEVSYKINDVLVFGPETRGLPQNLIIDNPNTLTIPMFNKQVRSLNLATSVGIVLYEAIRQTQFS
- a CDS encoding SDR family oxidoreductase encodes the protein MKNQSIGKQTALITGPTSGIGYELALLFAKDGYNLILAARTKQKLEQMKADLEKKFAITVHIIAIDLSKPDSPKQLYEQLIKQEVKIDILVNNAGFGNYGFFCQTDLDVDLELLQLNIVTPTILTKLISADMIKRRQGKILNVGSVASFFAGPYMNTYFASKNYILSFSLALHCELKSAGVSVSCLCPGPTQTNFGNRAHFHHKLNRRHIMDVKKVAETGYRGLFKNKAIVIPGFQNKLIIFSARFAPRLLLTKMVKKLSGF